Proteins encoded in a region of the Enterococcus gilvus ATCC BAA-350 genome:
- a CDS encoding ABC transporter substrate-binding protein produces the protein MKKTVLAGIGLVSLLMLGACGNKEAASNDDVKTVGVLQLVQHASLDSAYDGFKEGLAEGGYKEGDNLKIEYQNAQNNQDNLKSMSEKLVKDKADLLLGIATPAAQSLLNATQDIPITVTAVTDLKEAKLVKSDKKPGGNVTGTTDMVPIDKQIDLLLSIVPDAKSIGIMYNAGEANSKIQADLAEKALKKAGVEVKVKTANTTNDVQQVTESLANETDGIYVPTDNTFASAAPVVGNVVKEKKIPLVAGSTDQVDGGGLATVGIDYKSLGKQTGKMAAKILDGDAKPADTPVESADSLKLVVNKDMAEALGIDPNSIKEPK, from the coding sequence ATGAAAAAGACAGTATTAGCAGGAATTGGATTAGTAAGTTTATTGATGTTGGGAGCTTGCGGCAACAAAGAAGCAGCAAGTAACGATGATGTGAAAACCGTGGGTGTTTTACAGTTGGTACAGCACGCGTCATTAGATAGTGCGTACGACGGTTTCAAAGAAGGGCTGGCTGAAGGCGGCTATAAAGAAGGCGATAATTTGAAGATCGAATATCAAAACGCCCAAAACAATCAAGACAATCTAAAAAGTATGAGCGAAAAATTAGTTAAAGATAAAGCAGATTTGTTATTAGGGATTGCTACTCCTGCCGCGCAATCACTTTTGAATGCAACACAAGATATTCCGATCACAGTTACAGCCGTAACGGATCTAAAAGAAGCAAAACTCGTGAAGAGCGATAAAAAACCAGGCGGAAATGTCACAGGAACAACTGACATGGTCCCAATCGACAAACAAATCGACTTGCTGTTGTCCATCGTTCCTGATGCAAAATCAATTGGCATTATGTATAACGCCGGCGAAGCCAATTCAAAAATCCAAGCAGACTTAGCTGAAAAGGCATTGAAAAAAGCTGGGGTCGAAGTAAAAGTCAAAACAGCAAATACTACCAACGATGTGCAACAAGTAACGGAATCTTTAGCGAATGAAACAGACGGCATCTATGTTCCTACAGACAATACCTTCGCCAGTGCAGCACCGGTGGTTGGAAATGTCGTAAAAGAAAAGAAAATCCCGCTCGTTGCTGGATCAACAGACCAAGTTGACGGCGGCGGTTTAGCAACTGTAGGGATCGACTACAAATCCCTCGGAAAACAAACTGGGAAAATGGCTGCTAAAATTTTAGATGGCGATGCAAAACCCGCGGATACGCCTGTTGAATCCGCAGACTCCCTTAAATTAGTCGTTAACAAAGACATGGCTGAAGCTTTAGGAATCGATCCGAACAGCATCAAAGAACCGAAATAA
- a CDS encoding ABC transporter permease: MNVITLLLSATSQGMLWSLLAIGVYMTFRILDIADLTAEGSFPLGGGIAAIAIVNGMHPVVATLLAFGGGMLAGLVTGILNTKFKIPALLAGIITMTGLYSITSRVMGAPNIALLGEDTVFTAAQNMGLTKNNAVILVGLVIVLLAILLLVLFFRTEIGLAVRATGDNPDMSEANGIKTENMKLLGYMISNGSIALSGALLAQNNGFADLNSGVGTIVIGLASIIIAEVLLRNRPIFIRLITIVAGAIIYRFILALVFEMNVEPTDSKLASAIVLVICLSLPQIRSKFTIKSKKKGADVHATGTKNQ, translated from the coding sequence ATGAATGTTATCACTCTGTTATTATCAGCGACGTCACAAGGTATGCTCTGGTCGTTACTTGCGATTGGGGTCTACATGACTTTTCGAATTTTAGATATTGCCGATCTGACTGCCGAGGGTAGTTTTCCCCTTGGCGGCGGGATCGCAGCCATCGCTATCGTTAATGGAATGCATCCCGTAGTGGCTACGTTGCTTGCGTTTGGCGGCGGGATGTTGGCTGGCTTGGTCACAGGAATTTTAAATACGAAATTTAAGATTCCTGCACTGCTTGCCGGGATTATTACTATGACGGGGCTATATTCGATTACGTCTCGCGTCATGGGCGCACCAAACATCGCATTGCTCGGTGAAGATACTGTATTCACCGCGGCTCAGAATATGGGATTGACTAAAAATAATGCCGTTATTTTAGTAGGATTAGTGATCGTACTGCTGGCTATTTTACTATTGGTTTTATTTTTCCGAACAGAGATTGGTTTAGCGGTTCGAGCAACGGGAGACAATCCTGATATGAGTGAGGCCAATGGAATCAAAACCGAGAATATGAAGCTGTTAGGGTACATGATTTCGAACGGCAGCATCGCGCTTTCGGGTGCCTTACTCGCGCAAAACAACGGGTTTGCTGATCTAAATTCAGGAGTAGGGACGATCGTTATAGGATTAGCGTCTATCATCATCGCAGAAGTCCTGCTTCGTAATAGACCTATCTTTATCCGCTTGATCACGATCGTTGCCGGCGCTATTATTTACCGTTTCATCTTAGCATTGGTTTTCGAAATGAATGTGGAGCCGACCGATTCTAAGTTAGCTTCAGCGATCGTTTTAGTTATTTGCTTATCGTTACCGCAAATTCGCTCAAAATTTACCATTAAATCCAAAAAGAAAGGGGCGGACGTCCATGCAACCGGTACTAAGAATCAGTAA
- a CDS encoding ABC transporter ATP-binding protein, protein MQPVLRISNLHQYFERGTVNENHVLRGINLSLAPGEFVTIIGGNGAGKSTLLNSVAGTLPIEEGQMFLNEEDITKHSVTRRSKKISRVFQDPKMGTAVRLSVEENLALAMKRGHKRGFSLGVKSKDRSFFQEQLAMLNLNLENRLDAEIGLLSGGQRQAITLLMATLQRPDLILLDEHTAALDPKTSLTVMELTDRLIREQELTAFMVTHNMEDAIQYGNRLIMLHQGQIALDLKQEEKKHLTVPKLMELFHQNSGVELKDDALLLG, encoded by the coding sequence ATGCAACCGGTACTAAGAATCAGTAATCTTCATCAATATTTTGAACGTGGAACAGTCAATGAAAATCATGTCTTGCGTGGCATCAACTTAAGTTTAGCCCCTGGTGAATTCGTGACGATCATCGGCGGAAATGGAGCAGGTAAATCCACCCTGCTAAACAGTGTGGCAGGAACGTTGCCGATTGAAGAAGGCCAAATGTTTTTAAACGAAGAGGATATCACGAAACATTCCGTGACTCGACGCTCAAAAAAAATCAGCCGTGTCTTCCAAGACCCGAAGATGGGGACTGCCGTACGCTTATCTGTAGAAGAAAATTTAGCCTTAGCAATGAAACGTGGGCATAAGCGTGGATTTTCTCTTGGTGTTAAAAGCAAAGACCGCAGCTTTTTCCAAGAACAATTAGCGATGTTGAATCTAAATTTGGAAAATCGCCTTGATGCAGAGATCGGCTTGCTTTCCGGCGGACAACGCCAAGCGATCACCCTATTGATGGCAACCCTGCAACGACCTGATTTGATTTTACTAGATGAACATACGGCTGCACTAGATCCAAAAACATCGCTGACAGTGATGGAATTGACGGATCGCCTGATTCGTGAGCAGGAACTGACGGCTTTCATGGTTACCCATAATATGGAAGATGCTATCCAATACGGCAACCGTCTAATCATGCTTCACCAAGGTCAAATCGCATTAGACTTGAAACAAGAAGAAAAAAAACACCTGACTGTGCCAAAATTAATGGAACTTTTCCATCAAAATTCGGGTGTCGAATTGAAAGACGATGCGTTATTATTAGGGTAA
- a CDS encoding biotin--[acetyl-CoA-carboxylase] ligase has protein sequence MATKEKVLAFLKAENAVLSGEALAQELGVSRTAIWKAIKELEKKGYQIQHLGNGYRYRPSDILDAKEIQENIYPPMKVSVLETSASTMKDAQLAVVEGKKTPLLIVADMQEAPHGRFNRPFFAAKQQGIYMSLLLEPKEQLQELPQYTLLMAVAVAEAIDELLGVDSQIKWVNDIYLNHKKVAGILSEAMTDIETNSLKHIIIGMGINFSIPQENYPAALQEKATSLFPTGEASATRNQLIVLIWNRFFELLAEPSTYLASYRKKSFVLGKKVTFKRKDRTYLGTAVAITDTGELVVDLGNEHLSLSSGEISLSSIQ, from the coding sequence TTGGCAACAAAAGAAAAAGTCTTGGCCTTTTTAAAAGCTGAAAATGCTGTGTTATCTGGCGAAGCGTTGGCTCAAGAATTAGGCGTCTCTCGCACAGCGATTTGGAAAGCCATTAAAGAATTAGAAAAAAAAGGATACCAAATCCAACACTTAGGCAATGGGTACCGGTATCGTCCTTCTGATATTTTGGATGCAAAAGAAATCCAGGAAAATATTTATCCTCCGATGAAAGTGTCTGTGCTAGAAACTTCAGCGTCAACAATGAAAGATGCGCAGCTGGCTGTGGTTGAAGGAAAAAAAACACCTCTATTGATCGTAGCGGATATGCAAGAAGCTCCTCACGGCCGTTTCAACCGCCCCTTTTTTGCAGCGAAACAACAAGGGATCTATATGAGTTTGTTATTGGAGCCAAAAGAGCAATTGCAAGAACTGCCGCAATATACCCTCTTAATGGCCGTTGCCGTGGCTGAAGCGATCGATGAATTATTAGGCGTGGACAGCCAGATCAAATGGGTCAATGATATCTATTTGAATCATAAAAAAGTAGCGGGGATTCTTTCAGAAGCAATGACGGATATCGAAACAAATTCCTTAAAGCATATCATTATCGGCATGGGGATCAATTTTTCAATTCCACAAGAAAACTACCCTGCAGCACTACAAGAGAAAGCAACCTCCCTCTTTCCAACAGGCGAGGCAAGTGCGACACGAAACCAGTTGATTGTCCTGATCTGGAATCGATTCTTTGAATTACTAGCAGAACCAAGCACGTATTTAGCTTCTTATCGAAAAAAATCTTTCGTACTTGGGAAAAAAGTCACGTTTAAACGCAAGGACCGCACCTATTTGGGAACAGCGGTTGCCATTACTGACACTGGCGAATTAGTCGTTGATCTAGGAAACGAACACCTTTCTCTTTCCTCTGGAGAGATCAGCTTAAGCTCGATTCAATAA
- the gor gene encoding glutathione-disulfide reductase has product MKEYDYIVVGGGSGGIASANRAGMHGAKVLLIEGNKIGGTCVNVGCVPKKVMWQASTMLETIERDASSYGVQADVTKFDFKELVERREKYIDFLHGAYYRGLDSNHVERIEGYATFKSDHIVSVNGTEYTAANILIATGGRPSQMQIPGGEFAIDSNGFFELTEQPKEVVVLGAGYIAAELSGVLQGMGTQVHWAFRHRRPLRTFDTMLADNLVEIYRDNKMKLYDHHVAKEIKQNADGTYTVYFENGNTLTGDKVLFAGGRLPNTDKLGLENTSVTLNEKGFVIVDKFQNTTSEGVYAVGDVIGKIDLTPVAIAAGRRLSERIFNGKSEEFLDYENVPTVIFTHPTIATIGLTEEEAIKRHGKDTIKTYHSRFTPMYFALSEYRQKCEMKLVCLGEEEKIIGLHAIGIGVDEMLQGFAVAIKMGATKKDFDDTVAIHPTGSEEFVTMR; this is encoded by the coding sequence ATGAAAGAATATGATTACATTGTAGTTGGTGGCGGAAGCGGCGGTATCGCTTCGGCAAATCGTGCGGGGATGCACGGCGCAAAGGTACTGTTGATTGAAGGAAATAAAATTGGCGGAACGTGTGTCAACGTAGGCTGTGTTCCCAAAAAAGTAATGTGGCAGGCGAGCACGATGCTGGAAACGATCGAGCGAGATGCGTCTAGTTATGGTGTTCAAGCGGATGTCACAAAATTTGATTTTAAAGAGTTGGTTGAACGTCGCGAAAAGTATATTGACTTCTTACATGGGGCTTATTATCGTGGGTTGGATAGTAACCATGTTGAGCGAATTGAAGGGTATGCTACGTTTAAATCGGACCACATTGTTAGCGTTAATGGAACGGAGTATACGGCGGCTAATATTTTGATTGCCACTGGCGGTCGTCCGAGTCAAATGCAAATACCTGGTGGTGAATTTGCGATTGATTCCAATGGATTCTTTGAATTGACAGAACAACCGAAAGAAGTCGTTGTTCTAGGTGCAGGATATATTGCAGCAGAGCTGAGTGGCGTTTTGCAAGGGATGGGCACGCAAGTCCATTGGGCCTTTCGTCATCGTCGTCCGTTGCGAACATTCGATACTATGCTTGCAGATAATTTGGTCGAGATTTATCGCGACAATAAAATGAAGCTGTATGATCATCATGTAGCCAAAGAAATCAAACAAAATGCCGATGGAACATATACTGTGTATTTTGAGAACGGAAATACTTTAACAGGAGACAAGGTCTTGTTTGCCGGAGGGCGGTTGCCAAACACGGATAAATTAGGACTGGAAAATACATCGGTGACGTTAAATGAAAAAGGGTTTGTCATCGTCGATAAATTCCAAAATACAACGAGTGAAGGCGTTTATGCTGTTGGGGATGTGATTGGTAAGATTGACTTGACGCCAGTGGCGATTGCAGCAGGCCGTCGTTTGTCTGAACGAATCTTCAACGGTAAATCAGAAGAGTTTTTGGATTATGAAAATGTTCCAACGGTGATTTTTACACATCCAACGATCGCAACGATCGGGTTGACGGAAGAAGAGGCGATTAAGCGCCATGGAAAAGATACTATCAAGACGTACCACTCACGTTTTACCCCAATGTATTTTGCGCTAAGCGAGTACCGTCAAAAGTGTGAGATGAAATTGGTCTGTCTTGGTGAAGAAGAAAAAATAATCGGACTGCATGCTATTGGTATCGGTGTTGATGAGATGCTGCAGGGATTTGCTGTAGCTATTAAGATGGGTGCTACGAAGAAAGACTTTGATGATACAGTTGCGATTCACCCAACAGGCAGCGAAGAATTTGTAACTATGAGATAA
- a CDS encoding peptidase U32 family protein, producing the protein MTKRTLKRPEVLAPAGTLEKLKTAIHYGADAVYIGGDAYGLRSRAGNFSFEEMEEGVAFANHYGAKVYVAANMVTHEGNEEGAGAFFKKLRDIGISAVIISDPALIEICASEAPGLEIHLSTQASATNAETLKFWQNEGLERVVLAREVSMEELAEIRRNTDIQIEAFIHGAMCISYSGRCTLSNHMSMRDANRGGCSQSCRWKYELFDMPFAQEHRSLTENGDVTEEFSMSAVDMSMIEHIPDLIENGVDSLKIEGRMKSIHYVSTVANVYKAAVDSYIADPENYVCKQEWIDELWKVAQRELSTGFYYHVPTENEQLFGPRRKIPVYKFIGEVLSYDEKSGIATVRQRNHFRVGDEIEFYGPKFHHFEQTVTEMKNDEGERIDRAPNPMMVLTMPVAQPVHPGDMIRKKKD; encoded by the coding sequence ATGACAAAGAGAACTTTGAAACGTCCAGAGGTTTTAGCACCTGCTGGAACTTTGGAAAAATTGAAAACGGCGATTCACTATGGCGCAGATGCCGTGTATATTGGCGGAGATGCTTACGGCTTGCGCTCTCGAGCAGGCAACTTCTCATTTGAAGAAATGGAGGAAGGTGTAGCTTTTGCCAATCACTATGGGGCAAAAGTATATGTAGCTGCCAATATGGTGACGCACGAAGGAAATGAAGAAGGCGCGGGAGCATTTTTTAAGAAGCTGCGCGATATCGGCATCTCAGCAGTGATTATTTCTGATCCGGCGTTAATTGAGATTTGTGCCAGTGAAGCTCCAGGTCTAGAGATCCATTTATCGACTCAAGCGTCAGCAACAAATGCAGAAACATTGAAATTTTGGCAAAATGAAGGATTGGAACGCGTGGTCTTGGCGCGTGAAGTATCCATGGAAGAGCTGGCGGAAATTCGTCGCAATACAGACATTCAAATTGAAGCTTTCATTCATGGTGCAATGTGCATTTCCTATTCAGGTCGTTGCACGCTATCTAACCATATGTCGATGCGTGATGCCAACCGCGGCGGCTGTTCGCAATCGTGCCGCTGGAAATATGAATTGTTTGATATGCCGTTTGCACAAGAACATCGGTCACTGACAGAAAATGGAGACGTGACGGAAGAGTTTTCAATGAGCGCGGTAGATATGTCAATGATCGAGCATATCCCTGACTTGATTGAAAACGGTGTGGACAGCTTGAAGATTGAAGGGCGGATGAAATCCATCCATTATGTTTCCACAGTAGCGAATGTCTATAAGGCGGCTGTAGACAGCTACATTGCGGACCCGGAAAATTATGTCTGCAAACAAGAATGGATCGATGAATTATGGAAGGTCGCGCAACGGGAGTTGTCTACAGGATTTTATTATCATGTTCCCACAGAAAATGAACAGCTTTTTGGCCCGCGTCGAAAAATCCCTGTTTATAAATTTATCGGTGAAGTATTAAGCTATGATGAAAAGAGTGGTATTGCCACCGTACGTCAACGTAATCACTTTAGAGTAGGCGATGAAATTGAATTTTATGGGCCAAAATTCCATCATTTTGAACAAACAGTGACGGAAATGAAGAATGATGAGGGTGAAAGGATCGACCGAGCACCAAATCCTATGATGGTATTGACGATGCCTGTTGCTCAACCTGTACACCCAGGAGATATGATTCGTAAGAAAAAAGATTGA
- a CDS encoding peptidase U32 family protein: protein MIELIATAESMAQAEELLAAGVDTLYIGEEAFGLRLPHSFSREEQRALIEMAHAQGKKVNVAITGIMHPDKMKKIPEYLAFLSEVGPDHVVVGDTGVIYLLQEYDLPYIYDAETLVTNARQINFWQKKGAVGAILAREVPFEEMQRLSQHVEVPVEVLVYGATCIHQSKRPLLENYFNYTNQTEVSSKERGLFISEPKKTETHYSIYEDQHGTHIFADNDLNLIKELAELNQAGYQTWKLDGLFTPGADFVAIAKTFAHAKKAIESDSWDEAAATAAQQDIQKYHPVGRGMDTGFYHLDPTAIK from the coding sequence ATGATCGAATTAATTGCGACAGCAGAATCAATGGCGCAAGCTGAAGAATTGCTAGCTGCTGGCGTAGATACTTTATACATAGGGGAAGAAGCTTTTGGCTTGCGATTGCCGCATTCTTTTTCTCGTGAAGAACAACGAGCGTTGATTGAAATGGCCCATGCACAAGGAAAAAAAGTGAATGTAGCAATAACTGGCATTATGCATCCAGATAAGATGAAAAAAATACCAGAATATTTAGCTTTTTTATCAGAGGTCGGACCGGATCACGTCGTTGTTGGCGATACGGGTGTCATTTATTTACTTCAAGAATATGATTTGCCTTATATCTATGACGCGGAAACATTAGTAACGAATGCAAGACAAATTAATTTTTGGCAGAAAAAAGGTGCTGTGGGGGCTATCCTCGCTCGCGAAGTTCCTTTTGAAGAGATGCAGCGTTTAAGTCAGCACGTGGAGGTTCCTGTCGAAGTGCTTGTTTATGGCGCAACATGCATTCATCAATCCAAAAGACCTTTGCTGGAAAATTATTTTAATTATACAAACCAAACAGAAGTTTCTTCAAAAGAACGGGGCCTGTTTATTTCAGAGCCGAAAAAAACGGAAACGCACTATTCTATTTATGAAGATCAGCATGGCACACATATTTTTGCGGACAATGATCTAAATTTGATTAAGGAATTGGCTGAATTAAATCAAGCGGGCTACCAGACCTGGAAATTGGACGGGTTGTTTACACCTGGCGCGGATTTTGTTGCGATTGCAAAAACATTTGCACATGCGAAAAAAGCGATTGAATCGGATTCTTGGGATGAAGCAGCGGCAACCGCTGCACAACAAGATATTCAAAAATATCATCCTGTTGGTCGAGGAATGGATACAGGTTTTTACCATTTAGACCCAACAGCGATTAAATAG
- a CDS encoding ATP-dependent Clp protease ATP-binding subunit, with amino-acid sequence MDQLYTERAKAVLAIAQQEAKYFKHRSVGSEHLLLALVIEQQGIAGKTLRQMNSSENDIREEIEHMTGYGSVKSYPEGGYLPYSPRAKQILIFADDEAKRFNAKLVGTEHLLLGLLRDDEILASHILVNLGLSLPKMRQLLLKKMGVNEASNAGQGAGNRRKAPTKATQQSNSQGTPTLDGLARDLTKLAREKRLDPVVGRDGEVRRVVQILSRRTKNNPVLVGEPGVGKTAIVEGLAQRIITGDVPEDMREKRLMMLDMGALVAGTKYRGEFEDRLKKVIDEIYHDGQIILFIDELHTLIGAGGAEGAIDASNILKPALARGELQTIGATTLDEYQKYIEKDSALERRFARVQVEEPTPEEAEEILKGLRPRYEEHHGVEITDEALHTAVSLSVRYINSRQLPDKAIDLMDESSAKVRLDSTDEVSELTELEEEVQELVIEKEKAIQNQDFESAARLRLREKQLSETLEQAKVKAAKQENGYIDQVTDEDVAAVVSQWTGVPLQQLEKKESQRLLDLENVLHKRVVGQEEAVKAISRAIRRARSGLKDPNRPIGSFMFLGPTGVGKTELAKALAEAMFGSEEALIRVDMSEYMEKYSTSRLIGSPPGYVGYEEGGQLTEKIRQKPYSVILLDEVEKAHPDVFNILLQVLDDGHLTDSKGRKVDFRNTILIMTSNIGATEIREEKNVGFNVKDITKDHQAMEKRILEELKKAFRPEFLNRIDETVVFKSLDQEQIHEIVKIMSRSVLDRMKEHEIKVKITPAAYDVIGKVGFDPEYGARPIRRALQKEIEDRLAEALLSGQIQLGDAVTIGASKGKITLTVKNTNEEKIPEKV; translated from the coding sequence ATGGACCAGCTGTACACAGAACGTGCAAAAGCAGTATTAGCAATCGCGCAGCAAGAGGCGAAATACTTTAAACATCGCTCGGTTGGATCGGAGCATCTATTGTTAGCGTTAGTGATTGAGCAGCAAGGAATTGCAGGCAAAACATTGCGTCAAATGAATTCGAGTGAAAATGATATACGTGAAGAAATTGAACATATGACGGGGTATGGTTCTGTTAAATCTTATCCTGAAGGCGGCTACCTACCTTACTCTCCTAGAGCAAAACAAATTTTAATTTTCGCAGATGATGAGGCAAAACGGTTCAATGCTAAATTAGTTGGAACGGAACACCTCTTGTTAGGCCTTTTAAGAGATGATGAAATATTGGCTTCGCATATCTTAGTAAATCTGGGTTTGAGTTTACCTAAAATGCGCCAGCTTTTGCTTAAAAAAATGGGCGTAAATGAGGCATCTAATGCAGGTCAAGGAGCGGGGAACCGACGTAAAGCGCCAACGAAAGCTACCCAACAAAGCAATTCTCAAGGGACGCCAACCTTAGACGGTTTAGCGCGTGATTTAACTAAATTGGCGCGGGAAAAACGCTTGGACCCTGTAGTAGGAAGAGATGGGGAAGTGCGACGTGTCGTTCAAATCTTGAGCCGTCGTACAAAAAATAATCCTGTGTTAGTTGGTGAACCCGGTGTAGGGAAAACGGCTATTGTTGAAGGTCTGGCGCAACGGATCATTACCGGAGATGTTCCAGAGGATATGCGAGAGAAACGATTGATGATGTTGGATATGGGTGCCTTAGTTGCTGGTACGAAATATCGTGGAGAATTTGAAGATCGCTTGAAAAAAGTGATTGATGAGATTTATCATGATGGACAAATCATTTTATTTATTGATGAATTGCATACATTAATCGGTGCTGGCGGGGCAGAAGGTGCTATTGATGCATCTAATATTTTAAAACCTGCGCTTGCTCGCGGAGAACTACAAACAATTGGTGCGACTACATTAGATGAGTATCAAAAATACATCGAAAAAGATTCTGCTTTAGAACGTCGTTTTGCTCGTGTACAAGTCGAGGAGCCTACACCGGAAGAAGCAGAGGAAATCTTGAAGGGGTTGCGGCCTCGTTACGAAGAGCATCATGGGGTGGAAATCACGGATGAAGCATTGCACACAGCGGTGTCATTATCTGTACGATACATCAACTCACGTCAACTGCCAGATAAGGCCATTGATCTGATGGATGAATCTTCAGCTAAAGTACGGTTGGATTCTACGGATGAAGTATCCGAGTTAACAGAGCTTGAAGAAGAAGTTCAAGAATTGGTGATTGAAAAAGAGAAGGCGATCCAAAATCAAGATTTTGAATCAGCAGCTCGCCTACGATTAAGGGAGAAACAATTATCTGAGACGTTAGAACAAGCGAAGGTCAAAGCCGCTAAGCAAGAGAATGGTTATATTGATCAGGTAACGGATGAGGATGTAGCAGCGGTAGTTTCTCAATGGACGGGTGTCCCATTACAACAACTAGAGAAAAAAGAAAGCCAACGTCTATTAGATTTAGAGAATGTTCTTCATAAACGTGTCGTTGGACAAGAAGAAGCGGTTAAGGCTATTTCTAGAGCTATCCGTCGGGCGCGTAGCGGATTGAAAGATCCAAATCGACCGATTGGCTCCTTTATGTTCTTAGGACCTACAGGGGTTGGTAAGACGGAGTTGGCAAAAGCATTAGCAGAGGCAATGTTTGGTAGCGAAGAAGCGTTGATTCGTGTCGATATGTCTGAATATATGGAAAAATACAGCACAAGCAGACTAATTGGGTCGCCTCCAGGGTATGTTGGTTATGAAGAAGGCGGGCAATTGACAGAAAAAATCCGTCAAAAACCTTACTCCGTTATTTTGTTGGATGAAGTAGAGAAAGCCCATCCCGATGTTTTCAATATTCTATTACAAGTCTTAGATGACGGTCATTTGACGGATTCTAAGGGTCGCAAAGTGGACTTCCGCAACACGATTTTAATTATGACATCAAATATTGGTGCGACAGAAATTCGTGAAGAGAAAAATGTTGGTTTTAATGTAAAGGATATTACAAAAGATCATCAAGCAATGGAAAAACGAATTTTGGAAGAATTGAAAAAAGCCTTTCGTCCAGAATTCTTGAACCGAATTGATGAAACAGTTGTCTTTAAATCATTGGACCAAGAACAAATTCACGAAATCGTGAAAATCATGAGTCGTTCTGTTTTAGATCGCATGAAAGAACATGAGATCAAAGTAAAAATCACCCCTGCTGCTTATGATGTGATTGGAAAAGTTGGTTTTGATCCTGAATATGGGGCACGGCCAATCCGTCGAGCCTTGCAAAAGGAAATTGAAGATCGACTGGCAGAAGCATTGTTGTCAGGTCAAATTCAATTGGGCGACGCCGTTACGATCGGTGCTAGTAAGGGAAAGATCACACTGACTGTGAAGAATACTAATGAAGAGAAAATACCGGAAAAAGTTTAA
- a CDS encoding CtsR family transcriptional regulator yields MMSRNTSDLIESYLKDILETSEIIEIRRAEMAQLFNCVPSQINYVINTRFTFQRGYLVESKRGGGGYIRISKVKISDQHYFLEQLMDSFGSEISEANAFGIIQKLFEEEIITENEGNLMLSSVSKNVLGISQIENRLRSRILHGFLERLSYEKKE; encoded by the coding sequence ATTATGAGTAGAAATACCTCTGATTTGATCGAATCTTACTTGAAAGATATTTTAGAAACTAGTGAAATTATCGAAATTCGAAGAGCTGAAATGGCGCAGTTGTTTAATTGTGTTCCTTCTCAAATAAACTACGTGATTAACACACGGTTTACTTTTCAACGAGGGTATTTAGTTGAGAGCAAGCGCGGCGGTGGAGGCTATATTCGAATCAGCAAAGTTAAGATTTCTGATCAGCATTATTTTTTAGAGCAATTGATGGATTCTTTTGGAAGTGAAATTTCCGAAGCAAATGCTTTTGGAATCATTCAGAAGCTATTTGAAGAAGAGATTATTACAGAAAATGAAGGTAATTTGATGTTAAGTTCGGTATCGAAGAATGTACTTGGTATCAGTCAGATTGAAAATAGACTACGCTCAAGGATTCTTCATGGATTTTTGGAACGTTTAAGTTATGAGAAAAAGGAGTGA